Proteins encoded by one window of Syntrophorhabdaceae bacterium:
- the sucD gene encoding succinate--CoA ligase subunit alpha: MSILIDDSTRVIVQGITGRIGTAQTHWMLDYGTKIVGGVTPGKGGSIVEGVPVFDSVEEAVRQTGANASVFFVPAAFVLDAFLETIDAGIKLIVIVPEHIPVQDVIRMRSYAADRGVFALGPTTPGILVPGKGKMGIMPASLFAPGRVGIISRSGTLSYEFAGILSEINVGQSTVIGMGADPVVLRNLADILELFEQDEGTDAVIIVGEVGGEQEEKAAGFISRKMSKPVAAYIAGRHSPQGKRMGHAGAIVRGTSGTVDAKHEALRAAGAEVLDSPIHAAQWAKKHKLQ; encoded by the coding sequence ATGAGTATATTGATCGATGATTCAACCCGCGTCATTGTACAGGGCATCACAGGCCGTATCGGTACCGCCCAGACCCACTGGATGCTCGACTACGGCACAAAAATCGTGGGAGGCGTCACTCCGGGCAAGGGTGGATCTATCGTAGAGGGAGTTCCCGTCTTTGACAGTGTCGAAGAGGCGGTACGACAAACCGGCGCCAACGCATCCGTCTTTTTCGTTCCCGCCGCCTTTGTTCTGGATGCTTTCCTGGAGACTATCGACGCAGGGATAAAACTGATCGTGATAGTGCCGGAGCACATACCGGTGCAGGACGTAATCCGCATGAGAAGCTACGCCGCGGACCGGGGAGTTTTCGCCCTCGGCCCCACCACACCGGGCATACTCGTCCCCGGGAAAGGCAAAATGGGCATCATGCCCGCATCTCTTTTCGCCCCGGGACGGGTCGGCATCATTTCAAGAAGCGGTACCCTCTCCTACGAATTTGCCGGCATTCTCTCGGAGATCAACGTAGGCCAAAGCACGGTCATAGGCATGGGGGCCGACCCCGTGGTCCTGAGGAACCTGGCTGATATCCTGGAGCTTTTTGAGCAGGATGAGGGCACTGACGCCGTGATCATCGTCGGCGAAGTGGGCGGTGAGCAGGAAGAAAAGGCAGCGGGATTCATTTCCCGCAAAATGAGCAAACCCGTTGCCGCCTATATCGCGGGCCGCCATTCTCCCCAGGGGAAACGGATGGGTCATGCAGGCGCAATCGTGCGCGGCACCTCCGGGACGGTCGACGCAAAACATGAAGCCCTGCGGGCGGCGGGCGCCGAAGTCCTCGATAGTCCGATACACGCGGCCCAATGGGCGAAGAAGCATAAACTGCAATAA